The following DNA comes from Cellulophaga sp. HaHa_2_95.
AATGCGTCTTTGCAATATTGAGTATTACAGGCCAATTTGTCATTATTCTGGTTTTAATAGTTCCGTAGTGGTTGTAATACCTTTTGTAATTTCTACTTCATTTAAATTCTGTAAACCTATTTCTACAGTTTTTAAACCATCATCCGTTACCACCGAGTTCCCATTCACTATATATTCTTTAGGAACTATTAATGCATCACTCTTTTCATAAATGACAATATTACCTTCTCCAGAAAGTCCTGGATATAATTTTTCAGGCGTCTTTATAAATAAGGCTTCTACTTTAAATGTTTGTGAACGCGAATCTTTCTGAGGGTATATTTTAGTGACTATAGCTTCAAATACCCTATCAGCATAGGCATCTAAACTTACTAATGCTTTTTGCCCTTTCTCTATTTTTACAATATCTACCTCATCTACCAAAAGTTCAATGACAAAATTTGACGTGCTTCCTACCAAAGCAAGGGCTTCCATGGTGGTTACAATTTCACCTCTATTTTTATAAAGCGCATATACTTTGCCGTTAATTTTACTAGTAACCGTATATTCTCCTGTAGTAATTTGAGAATTTTTGTAGGTGTTTTGTGCCTGTTTTACCTGTGTTTGTAATTCTTTTCTAGTCCGATTAAATTTATTATCCAAGACATTCAATTGATTCTTAGAACGTTGATATGCTAATTTTCTAGTTTCATATTCTATTTTGGAACCAATATGCTGACGCCATAAATTTTCTTGCCTTTTATAATTTATGGAATCGTTTGTAAAAGTTAATCGTGCCGTTTCTATATCTTCCTGCAGCTCTCTTAAAACCGTAGAATTTCCTTGATAGTTATTTGTTGATAATTGTAAAGACAGTTTCGCATTTTCTGCATTTAATTCACTAGAAGAATTAGTAATATGTGCTATAGGTGTATTTTTCTGAACAAGAGCATCTTCTTCAACTAGATTGTGCTCAAGAATACCATTTACGATGGCATATGCTTCATACAAACTATCGGGCTGTATGGTTACTGAGGCATAAACCGATTCTGTTAGTTCTTTAACTATGGGAAGTGTTCGTTCTTGTTTACTTCCACAGGAAATACATAATAAGGTAGAAAGGATGAATACTATTTTCATTGGAAGAATATATTCTTTGTGAACTACGAAATAAGGAATGAATTTCATCAAAAACAATGAGATAAATCATATCCTATGATTAAATTTAGTTGCAAATTCTTAGCTATTACTTAACCATAAGAACTCGCACAATTAAGGACTGACTATTGTCATATTTTAATAACATGATGCAGCTTATTTTTGTCAAATCGATTAGAACAAACAGCTCTTATACCTTACAAAATGATAGATTTAAGCAAAAGCCAAAGCATCAGTATTCTTCTTAATAATTACTTCGGGAACCTGGGGGTTATTTCTCAAAACATGCCCTATGTAATTCCCATTACCTATTATTTTGATAAAGAAGATGGCACCATCATAAGTTATACTGCAGATGGTCTTAAATTAAGTGCTATGCGTAAAAACAAGCATGTTTCTTTAGCTGTGCAAGAAATTACCTCTGTAAACAATTGGCAATCGGTATTAGTTCATGGAACCTTTGAAGAATTAACAGGTATTGATGCAAAACAACAACTACATACATTTAGCGAAGGTGTCAAGAAACTAATCTTCGAAAAGGAACAGAAAGAAGCTGAATTTATTAGTGAATTTTCTAATAAATCATACCAGAAAGGCATCCCTACCGTTTTTAAAATAAACATTACTGAAATTACGGGAAAAAGAAAAGAAATGTAAGCGCTATCTATTTATATAGTGAAGCAATAATTAATTCAGAGTTTATATGCTTTGCCTTGTGCTTAGATAAAGAATCTCTTAACTTTGAGAAGATCATAATATACCCATTACATGAGTAAAGCCATTTATATTGCCACCACTGAACCTAATAGTGGAAAGTCTATTGTATCCTTAGGCCTAATGCAAATTTTATTAGGAAAAACAGCTAAAGTAGGATATTTCCGCCCTATTGTTGACGATTTAAAAGAGGGCCAGATAGATAATCACATACAAACCGTACTATCGCATTTTGAAGTTGATATGAAACCCGAAGATGCCTATGCTTTTACGCGTAGTAAAGTGCTTCAGTTAAAAAATCAAGATAAAGACGATGAGATCATCAGCCATATTATCCATAAATTTAAAGCTATTGAAGATCGGTTTGATTTTGTGCTTGTAGAAGGTACAGATTTCTCTGGTGAAGGGGCTATTATTGAATGGGATATTAATGTACTTGTTGCCAAAAACTTAGGAATACCTGCCGTAATAATTACTAGTGGCGCTGGTAAAACGCTAGAGGAATTAGTGGGTAATCTGTATATGGGTTTTGATTCTTTTAGAGAAAAA
Coding sequences within:
- a CDS encoding efflux RND transporter periplasmic adaptor subunit, with the protein product MKIVFILSTLLCISCGSKQERTLPIVKELTESVYASVTIQPDSLYEAYAIVNGILEHNLVEEDALVQKNTPIAHITNSSSELNAENAKLSLQLSTNNYQGNSTVLRELQEDIETARLTFTNDSINYKRQENLWRQHIGSKIEYETRKLAYQRSKNQLNVLDNKFNRTRKELQTQVKQAQNTYKNSQITTGEYTVTSKINGKVYALYKNRGEIVTTMEALALVGSTSNFVIELLVDEVDIVKIEKGQKALVSLDAYADRVFEAIVTKIYPQKDSRSQTFKVEALFIKTPEKLYPGLSGEGNIVIYEKSDALIVPKEYIVNGNSVVTDDGLKTVEIGLQNLNEVEITKGITTTTELLKPE
- a CDS encoding pyridoxamine 5'-phosphate oxidase family protein; its protein translation is MIDLSKSQSISILLNNYFGNLGVISQNMPYVIPITYYFDKEDGTIISYTADGLKLSAMRKNKHVSLAVQEITSVNNWQSVLVHGTFEELTGIDAKQQLHTFSEGVKKLIFEKEQKEAEFISEFSNKSYQKGIPTVFKINITEITGKRKEM